The proteins below are encoded in one region of Oncorhynchus masou masou isolate Uvic2021 chromosome 15, UVic_Omas_1.1, whole genome shotgun sequence:
- the LOC135556057 gene encoding sideroflexin-5-like, whose product MAESAACPAFQLGKPRYDQSSFLGRLKHFVEIIDPSTLFVSERRLTECIKLLDEFKHGKLPPGVSDLQLWEAQKVTQAMIHPDTGEKIFMPFRMSGYVPFGTPIVVGLLLPNQTVVSTIFWQWLNQSHNACVNYSNRNATKPTPTSTFLQGYFGAVTSAVSLAVGLNVLIQKANRLSPATRMIIQRLIPFPAVASANICNVGLMRHNELSEGVDVLDENGNILGSSKIAAKHAIMETAFTRVVLPMPIFVLPPIIMSYLEKLPLLQMNRRLLLPIHSLVCLATFSLSLPLAISLFPQMSQIEVSQLEPEIAMATDCKVVTYNKGL is encoded by the exons AGTTCATTTCTTGGCCGGCTGAAACACTTTGTAGAGATCATTGACCCCAGCACACTCTTTGTGTCTGAG AGACGATTGACAGAATGCATTAAGCTCCTGGATGAATTTAAACACGGAAAACTACCACCTGGAGTTTCTGATCTACAG CTATGGGAAGCCCAAAAGGTCACGCAG GCCATGATTCATCCTGACACAGGAGAGAAGATTTTCATGCCTTTTCGAATGTCAG GTTATGTCCCATTTGGAACACCAATT GTTGTGGGCCTTCTTCTTCCAAATCAGACTGTGGTATCCACCATTTTCTGGCAG TGGCTTAACCAGAGTCACAATGCCTGTGTCAACTACTCAAACCGCAATGCTACTAAG CCTACACCGACATCCACGTTTCTTCAAGGTTACTTCGGAGCTGTGACCAGTGCTGTCTCTCTTGCG GTAGGACTGAATGTACTGATTCAGAAAGCCAACAGGTTGAGTCCAGCAACCCGAATGATAATACAGAGACTCATCCCTTTCCCAGCTGTGG CCAGTGCCAACATTTGCAACGTGGGCCTCATGAGGCACAATGAGCTGTCGGAGGGCGTCGACGTGCTGGACGAAAATGGGAACATATTGGGCTCCTCAAAGATTGCTGCCAAACAT GCAATTATGGAGACAGCCTTTACCAGAGTGGTCCTCCCGATGCCAATATTTGTCCTTCCTCCCATCATTATGTCCTACCTAGAAAA ACTTCCATTGCTGCAGATGAATCGGAGGCTGTTGCTGCCCATCCACAGCCTGGTGTGTCTGGCTACCTTCAGCCTCTCCCTGCCCCTGGCCATCAGCCTATtcccacagatgtctcag ATAGAGGTGTCTCAGCTTGAGCCGGAGATCGCAATGGCAACCGATTGCAAGGTGGTGACCTACAACAAGGGACTGTGA